The DNA window aaaatatctgACATATTAATTTTTACCCataaatacaaatcaaaatagCTGATAAGAGAACAATTTGATACACTAAGCTTCCTCTATACGTAAATTTCGGGAAATGATGTATCAAAATATCTAACATAAGAAAAgaatgttttttctttcaagaatatataaaaagatttgTTTGAGTTAGTTggaagataatattatttttatctggAAATAAGGAAGGATTAGTTTGAGATCCAACTAGAATCTCTTTTATGGATTGAAATCTAGTATTAAGGAATGTCAACTTGagaattttctttaaaaaatttataataggTCTTTAAGATTGTGAATTTGGTAAACTATACTTTAAAAGAGGCATTGGAAAAAACTACATAACTACAATAACATAATCTAGCGATACTTTTGATTAGAGCCGTCAAAATGGGCTTAGCCCATAGGGCCGGTCCATTCCAACCCGTTATTGGGGTAGGGTTGGGATAAGATTTTTCAAGCTTATTTAAAACTAGGGCTTATAAGTCCGGCTCATATAAGCCCTTTGGCCTTTGAGGCTTGATCAGGGTCGGGCCGGGGTCGACTCATGGgccaaaacattttatttaagggtaacttatcataatctcactagtatataatctaattacttACATACACactatgttgtaatattatgaatcttactaGATTTTGGTACGTCTAGAtacatatatctcaaaatataTGGCCCAAAATTAGGTTAATCTATTCTAGATACACTTTATCCAAgtagattcgcatgtatctagaATGCATAGACAAATCTCGCGCCCTCGCCTCCCTCCAATCTTATTTGTCACTCTCGTATCTAGTATGCGAGATACATGCTAATTACACTAGACTTTTTGCTAGTGTTATCAAAACAACGCCAttgtttttcatatttgatttgaaaatcttctcattttcttgatgttatataattataagaaaaaaaagaaaaaaaggagtaGCTCGCCCCAGCCTTGGCCCTTCTAGGTTGGGTTGAGTTGTGCATTTTCAGTCCCTTCCAAATGAAAGGTCAGCTTGCCATAGCCCTTCAAATTCCTTGGCATGTGCGAGGCTTGGGCGGGGTGGGGATGGGCCGGCATTTTCAAGCCCTTCCGAATGAAGGGTCTGCTCGCCATAGCCCTTCAAATTCCTTGGCCTACGAGGCTTGGACGGGGTGGGGCTGGGCCGACCCTTTTTGACAGCTCTACTTTCAATAAATTATCTAATATAGCTATAATTAGGGTTTTATATCAAATttcctctcttcctctcttGTGCGCCACTCTCCCTATCTTATTTTCCTCTCTCCTCTCACATTCCCTTCTTGCTCTATCTCTCTCTACAATTCTTTGCGtgaatcttttttcttctccatttctGTTACTTATATTAATATGGAACTCCATTAAGgttttaccaaaatttttttatctatatatacaTGTGGATCtcgatattaatattttatatgtatttgctgattgttgattattttttttatcggATAAACGCATATATATCGAAATTTTCCATTTTGCGTTTTTGATTTGTTGTTCAATATTTGCATCACTAGATTGGAAACATGTATCAAACTGTATCCTCTTCTCTTTTGaatcattcttttcttcttagaTTGCAGAAAAACTGACAAACCTATTACCAAACAATATCTTCTTTGATTGATACAACTGATTGTACCAATATATATTAGGAAAACCGATAGAATAATTATCGAACTATATTTGTGTGTGAAGGAAAATGAATACAactattattagaaaaaatatatatttgtatatttattttagggGTGATACAAtgtgtattttgtattttagtttcaatttcgAAGTTATCTTCTTGCGAGATTGGAAGAGAGAGGAGAGAAACGAGCGAAAATAATGTGTGAAAGAagattgtatatatatgtatctgtGCATCTCGATTTCAATTGAAATACCATGttgtatctaaaataaattctaCTCGTCTCTCTTATCTACCTCTCTCCTTTCTAAAATTGTTGCTATAAATATAATTAGACAAATTATTACTACATTTATGTTAATGAAAATTTCCCAAAAAGAGAGGGTATTTGTGATTAAGCCCAAAATTCAAATAGAGGAGGAGGCATTTCTCTTTTTGTGGGCTCCGCATCCTCAACGGGCCTTACCCAAAAAAACCAGTCGATCAAAGTGAACcctttaaaaaattcaaaagatggAGGTCAATATAGTAATTTACTCTCCACTCCCTAATCATCAGATAGACCGTTAAAACGTCGCCGTATGTTGGTAGAACCAACTTCAACTTCCAGTCTCCTGTCTTCCCCAGAGGcccagatatatatatatatagagagagagagagagagagaaatagagagagagagagattttcgaatttgttgttgtttactGAATTTTTGGAAACCCTAACATTTGGGGATTTGGTTTATGGAAAGTGTAGACAGATTTGAGCTTTGAGGAATTGATAATGGTGGGTGCATCACTGGCAGGGTTACAAGATCATCTCAAATTGGCTAGAGAATATGCTGTTGAAGGCCTTTATGATACTTCCGTCATCTTCTTCGATGGCGCAATTGCTCAGATCAATAAGTAAGTATTTCTTTCACTCTCCTTCCTGTCAGATCTCTTGTGCTTGCTGTTTCTTGTATTTAGGAGCTACTTATCCAGTTATAGTTCACAAATGGGTGCCAAATTGGGAGATGTATGTTCCAAAATTTAGGCTGTGTCTGCTGTTGAATGTTTATCTCAATGAAATTATTTCCCAGAAAAAAAGGAGAATAACTTCTGTAACTTATAAGCACAGAGAGTATTGTTTTTAtgagtgaaaaaagaaaattttgtttgtGTAAATGAGAGTTTTGCCAAGTCATGAATGCAACTCAGGTGTCTGATCTGATACTGGAGTATGGAGATACCACTGATTTTGATTATTTACTTCATAATATTGCTTgcattgtcattttattttgggATTTCGAAGCTTGATGAAGTACCCATAACGAAATGTTGGCTTTAATCTGTTCTTTGGGGTTACTTCTAAACATAGTTATAACATTCTGAGTAGTTAATCCAGGCTGTTTTGGGCTTTTGACTGAAGTTGTTCCTTCTTTTTGTCTATGCGTAGACACGTAAACACACTTGATGATCCTTTGATTCGTTCAAAATGGATGAATGTAAAGAAATCAATTTCCGAAGAAACTGAGGTAGTGAAACAATTGGATGCCGAGAAAAGGGCTTTTAAGGAGGTCCCTATGGGTAGACGTCCTAATTCACCTCCCATTTCAACCAAGTCGTCTTTTGTCTTTCAACCGCTTGATGAGTACCCCACCTCATCCGGTGCTCCAATGGATGACCCTGATGTTTGGAGACCACCAAGTCGGGACACAACAAGAAGACCTGGAAGAGCTGGTCAGGGGGGTATGAGAAAGTCCCCACAAGATGGAGCGTGGGCTCGTGCATCTACTACAAGGACTGGAACCACAAGCCGTGGGGGAAGGACCAGTGGCTCTACTAAGGCTGCTACTGGGGTTCGATCTTCAACTACTGGGAAAAAAGCACCTGGAAAATCTGCAAAATCCGATTCTACGGTAAATTACAGTGGACAATATTATGCTTTGATTTTCGTTACTCTGTAATTTCCCTCTGCTTCAAATTATTCATTGGTAATTCACGCGtcttttgtatgtattgaatcTTGTGGTTAGTCATTTGCTGACTGTTTATGTTGTATGTGGCAAGttctaaaggtcatttttatgTGCTAAGCTCCAAGTATTAGTTTGTATCCAAATTTGTGGCTTGTATTTCCTTATATATAAGTGTGCATGTTGAATAGAAGGGCAATCGGCATCATAATGCTATCTATTTCCTTAACCGTTACTTACTGAATGTGGTGTCCTTGTTCAGTTGCGTAGGCAGAAAATTCGTGAAGGGTGTCCAAAGTAAAGccaaaatagaataaaatgtGGCCATGGGGAATTGAACCTCAGTGGCAAACAGCCTTTTGCACACTATTGCCACTAGGCTACTGCTCTATATACAGCAAAgtgtttcatttttcaattaattaactgTTTTAAAGCAGACCAcattaaacaaaatatacaaaatgtAGATGCGACGATTCGAACTTGGGTATTGTGTACATGTTGGGCACACTATTACCACTGAGCTACGGCTCATTATTGTTGTTGAGGGTGTCCAAAATGCttaatatatcaatataaagTAAGATTTGGCCtctatatataatgtaattttctggcgaagggtgtccaattggacacgcTGGAGCAACCGTAGCTCCGCCCCTGTCCTTGTTAGACCATTATTATGGGTTGAATCTGAATCTATTTGTTAAGAATTTCTATTCCAATTGTTAGGATGGTGAACCTGAAGAGGGGAAGAGTAAAAAAGGTCAGTACGAGGGGCCTGATGCAGACCTGGCTGCTATGCTTGAGAGAGATGTCTTGGATAATAGCCCTGGTGTGAGATGGGACGATGTTGCTGGGTTAAGTGAAGCCAAAAGACTTTTGGAGGAAGCAGTTGTTCTTCCATTGTGGATGCCAGAATATTTCCAGGTAACTTAGTTGGACTGGAAAGGTGCATTTTGTGGAGTGTTGTTTTATTTCTCTTTACTCTTTAGTCATCAATGAGCATATGCACAAGTGAAGATTTAAATGCATGAATTAGCCGAAATTTCTCATGATAAGGATATGGAAACCTTATATGATTTTAGGCAACAATACCTAGTggttattttctttctcaaaaaataaataaattactttcTCAAAATACCTAGCGGTTATTTTAGCAATATTTTTTTGCTAAGTGTGAGCTATTTGTTAATACTATCTTCAAAGAGCCATCAAAAAGGAATGATGTAATCTTCCACGTATATGCATCATGACTCACTTTTTACTGATCAGGCATGTATCCTTGCAGGGAATCAGGAGACCATGGAAGGGTGTTCTTATGTTTGGGCCTCCTGGAACGGGGAAGACACTTTTGGCTAAGGCTGTTGCTACCGAGTGTGGGACGACATTTTTCAATGTTTCTTCTGCCACCTTGGCTTCAAAATGGCGTGGGGAGAGTGAACGCATGGTGCGGTGCTTGTTTGATCTTGCTCGCTCTTATGCTCCCAGTACAATTTTCATTGATGAGATTGATTCTCTTTGTAATTCCCGAGGGTGAGGACTTTGGCTATTGTTTAAGATACCATCTAAATTTTTTCAGCTGACCTCTGTTTGGttaaatgtttcttttgaaGAATATGTATGATGTTTTACAGTAGTCTTGGATATAAAAATCCTTACCTTTTATCTTTTCAAATGTAATGTAAGAAAGTTAACTTGTTAAAATGAGTAAGGTTGCCTCAAAATGCTTGTCCAGTGTGCCTTATCTGTGAACTAATTATGGTATGTTAAATAGTTTCTTACTCTTTTTTGAGGTTGAACCCAAGATAATGGTTGGATTGCTTTTCAGGGGTTCAGGAGAGCATGAATCATCCCGAAGGGTGAAGTCTGAACTTCTTGTTCAGGTAGATGGTGTAAGCAACTCTGCCACTAATGAAGACGGCACTCGGAAGATTGTTATGGTTTTAGCAGCTACAAACTTTCCATGGGACATAGATGAGGCATTAAGGTTGTGTCTCATTGTATTCATTCATTTCCTTTTATTGCGTTGAGATGCTTGTGAATGTGTCCTTGACTTAATTCTGTTAATGGAAAATCAGGAGACGTTTGGAAAAACGTATATATATTCCCCTACCTAACTTTGAGAGCCGGAAGGAGCTTATAAAGATCAACTTAAAAAGTATTGAGGTAAGTGTTATGAAAATGCTTTCTCAATCTGTTTTATCTTCTTATGTATGCTCCTGTAAGCCAGTGTTTTGGACGGCGAAAGGCGACAAGGGTCTGACTCGCCTTGCGGCGAGGCGAGCGGTGAGGCGGTTGCCTTTTTGAATTGAGGGgccaattaataccaaaaactTTAAATAGTTAATTGCATATCCAAAATGTCAATAGCCATAACATATATTAGCAAATACTATATTATTTAGTATAAAACTAAATTTAGTAGGGTAGAAATAAATGTAGAaggattgaattttttttttttttaaaatgtaggCAGATTGCAGAAATGCAGTCAGTTAGCAGTagcttcaaaataaaaaaacagaGTCTGCACTTCTTcttagagaagaaaaaaaataatctaaaaccATACCTGCTGAGTGCTGAGCAGCTGAGGTCTCGTCATCAGTAGTGAGAGAACtggagaagagaagaagaagaaagccGCAAAGTAGTGAGGGAGGAGAACTGGAGAAGAGAGGGTAGCGAAGGTGCAAGGAGAGTCACGATGGAGAGAAGAAGTCCTAGGTTTGTAAAAACACCAAATAAACCCTAATATTgccttttaattattaaatcagatcttttttaaaacaaaaaataaaaaggcgAAGCCTTGTCGCCTCGCCTCGCCGCGTCGCCATTCTCCTTTTGTCGCCTTTCTGAACTCGCCACGCTTCACCAGTAAAAGGCGATGAGGCATCGCCTCGCCTCATCGCCTTTGGCGAGCGTCTTTCATAAAACTGCTGTAAGCTCATGCAGCTGTAGCTacttttgaatatattatttctcCTTACTGCTGAATGCTGTATCGCCTTTGTAGTATTAATTGTGCTTATCAAAACTATATTTACTATGTGAAAATTCTGCGGTACGATTTGGTGTATGTTTATCAATCTTGGTAGCAGTGGCTAGTAATATTTTCAGCTGAGTATTGTGG is part of the Solanum stenotomum isolate F172 chromosome 8, ASM1918654v1, whole genome shotgun sequence genome and encodes:
- the LOC125874791 gene encoding katanin p60 ATPase-containing subunit A1, giving the protein MVGASLAGLQDHLKLAREYAVEGLYDTSVIFFDGAIAQINKHVNTLDDPLIRSKWMNVKKSISEETEVVKQLDAEKRAFKEVPMGRRPNSPPISTKSSFVFQPLDEYPTSSGAPMDDPDVWRPPSRDTTRRPGRAGQGGMRKSPQDGAWARASTTRTGTTSRGGRTSGSTKAATGVRSSTTGKKAPGKSAKSDSTDGEPEEGKSKKGQYEGPDADLAAMLERDVLDNSPGVRWDDVAGLSEAKRLLEEAVVLPLWMPEYFQGIRRPWKGVLMFGPPGTGKTLLAKAVATECGTTFFNVSSATLASKWRGESERMVRCLFDLARSYAPSTIFIDEIDSLCNSRGGSGEHESSRRVKSELLVQVDGVSNSATNEDGTRKIVMVLAATNFPWDIDEALRRRLEKRIYIPLPNFESRKELIKINLKSIEVAADVDIDEVARKTEGYSGDDLTNVCRDASMNGMRRKIAGKTREEIKNMAKDDIAKDPVAMCDFVEAISKVQPSVSAADIEKHEKWFAEFGSA